One region of Psychrobacter sp. DAB_AL43B genomic DNA includes:
- the rhuM gene encoding RhuM family protein has protein sequence MKVTGNSVNAENLKIEIYQSADGQAQVDVRFEQETVWLSQAQMTEIFGRDQSVISRHIANAINDEEVSEKSNMQKMHIANSDRPVVFYDLDVVISVGYRIKSAQGVQFRRWATQRLREYLVQGYTLNQERFDKNSAELQQALNLIKKTAQSPELKTDEGRGLIEIISRYTQTFLWLQRYDEGLLDDPAGQDGGVLSSPTEAMAALNDLKSQLITRGEATELFAKPRGDGLASVLGNLEQTVFGEPAYPTIESKAAHLLYFMVKNHPFTDGNKRSGAFLFVDFLHRNGRLLNDQGDMVINNTGLAALTLLVAESDPNQKETLIKLIMNMLSLEV, from the coding sequence ATGAAAGTTACTGGGAACTCTGTAAATGCTGAAAATTTAAAAATAGAGATCTATCAAAGCGCCGATGGTCAAGCACAAGTAGATGTACGTTTTGAACAAGAGACGGTCTGGCTATCTCAAGCACAAATGACTGAAATATTTGGTCGCGACCAGTCTGTAATTTCACGTCATATTGCGAATGCCATAAACGATGAAGAAGTGTCTGAAAAAAGCAATATGCAAAAAATGCATATTGCAAATTCTGATCGACCCGTCGTCTTCTATGACTTAGATGTGGTCATTTCAGTGGGTTACCGCATCAAGTCAGCTCAAGGCGTGCAGTTTAGACGCTGGGCAACTCAGCGCTTACGTGAATATTTGGTGCAAGGTTATACGCTCAATCAAGAGCGCTTTGATAAAAACTCTGCCGAGTTACAACAAGCCTTAAACTTAATCAAAAAAACCGCGCAAAGTCCTGAGCTAAAAACTGACGAAGGGCGCGGCTTGATTGAGATTATCAGTCGTTATACGCAAACCTTTTTATGGTTACAACGTTATGATGAAGGATTATTAGACGATCCAGCGGGGCAGGACGGTGGCGTATTATCCAGTCCGACTGAGGCCATGGCAGCATTGAATGATTTAAAATCGCAGCTGATAACTCGCGGCGAGGCAACTGAACTGTTTGCCAAGCCTCGTGGTGACGGTTTGGCTAGTGTGCTCGGCAATTTAGAGCAAACAGTCTTTGGCGAGCCTGCTTATCCGACTATCGAGAGCAAGGCGGCGCATTTATTATACTTTATGGTAAAAAACCATCCCTTTACGGATGGTAATAAACGCAGCGGTGCTTTTTTGTTTGTAGATTTTTTACATCGTAATGGACGATTGCTCAATGACCAAGGCGACATGGTCATTAATAATACCGGCCTTGCAGCATTAACCTTATTGGTAGCTGAGTCCGATCCGAACCAAAAAGAGACTTTGATTAAACTTATCATGAACATGCTGTCATTAGAGGTTTAA
- a CDS encoding GDSL-type esterase/lipase family protein, translating to MIFSKNRLSLYSLVLAVTVATTGCSDEPNQNVLPADSTVIALGDSLTYGYGASPETAYPAVLAEMTRWSIANEGVNGNTSADVLARTDQVISQNPDLVLLGVGGNDLLRRVQPETTRANITATISKLKSADIPVVLIAQPHFSASSIFGKASDNPIYKDIAKSEDVPLYTSGWSKVLSDESLKSDQIHANDAGYRNFAEGLYSYLQEEGVAR from the coding sequence ATGATATTTAGCAAAAATAGACTTAGCTTGTATTCTTTAGTCCTAGCCGTTACGGTTGCGACGACCGGTTGTAGTGACGAGCCAAACCAAAACGTCTTGCCAGCGGACAGCACTGTTATTGCACTAGGTGATTCGCTTACTTATGGTTATGGGGCAAGCCCTGAGACCGCTTATCCGGCTGTATTAGCTGAAATGACGCGATGGAGTATTGCCAATGAGGGTGTCAATGGCAATACCTCAGCTGATGTGCTGGCACGAACTGATCAAGTAATTAGTCAAAACCCTGATTTGGTATTGCTGGGGGTAGGTGGTAACGACTTGTTACGTCGAGTTCAGCCTGAAACGACTCGTGCTAATATCACCGCGACTATCAGTAAGCTTAAATCAGCAGATATTCCTGTCGTACTTATCGCGCAACCACACTTTAGCGCGAGCTCGATTTTTGGTAAAGCTAGTGACAATCCTATTTATAAAGACATCGCCAAGAGTGAAGATGTACCGCTTTATACGAGTGGCTGGTCAAAGGTGTTGTCTGATGAAAGTCTTAAATCTGACCAAATTCATGCTAACGATGCTGGCTATCGAAACTTTGCTGAAGGGTTGTATAGCTATCTACAGGAAGAGGGTGTGGCGAGATGA
- a CDS encoding DUF2855 family protein, whose translation MQEFQTNKEDITQSRLIQAPINTVNDGEVLVKVDRFAFTANNITYAAMGDQLQYWQFFPPHGEDAKKWGIIPVWGFADVIESNNTELRVGERLFGYFPPANELVIKPMRVTPASLTDGSAHRAQLPPTYNMYQRVKHEPGYDRANDNQRMLLFPLHMASFCLYDLLKSNDWFGAEQVVIISASSKTSTGLAYGLADDKDAPHVIGLTSDHHLDFVNSIGAYDSALSYDNLEQIDASKPTVIVDMSANADLLSQLHMHLGDNMRYTSNVGLTHWDESRSADGIIKERSHQFFAPSHMQQRMKEWGVDEFNKRSTSYIMKSAAKTVPWLKIKELDGLNSLEDTYQDICDGKIGPDEGLVVVM comes from the coding sequence ATGCAAGAATTTCAAACTAATAAAGAAGATATAACTCAAAGTCGTTTAATACAAGCACCAATCAATACGGTTAACGATGGCGAAGTCTTAGTTAAGGTCGACCGCTTCGCTTTTACCGCCAACAACATTACCTATGCAGCAATGGGCGATCAATTACAATATTGGCAATTTTTCCCGCCACATGGTGAAGATGCCAAAAAATGGGGCATTATTCCAGTATGGGGTTTTGCTGATGTGATTGAATCAAATAATACCGAGCTGCGAGTCGGCGAACGGCTATTTGGCTATTTTCCGCCAGCCAATGAGTTGGTGATAAAGCCGATGAGGGTGACACCAGCGAGCTTGACGGACGGCAGTGCTCATCGTGCACAGCTGCCCCCTACCTATAATATGTATCAACGAGTAAAGCATGAACCCGGTTATGATCGCGCCAATGACAATCAACGCATGCTGTTGTTTCCATTACATATGGCTTCCTTTTGTTTATATGATCTACTAAAGAGCAATGATTGGTTTGGTGCTGAACAAGTGGTTATTATCAGTGCTTCTAGTAAGACCAGTACGGGCTTGGCCTATGGTTTAGCTGATGATAAAGACGCACCTCATGTCATTGGTCTCACATCAGATCACCATCTGGATTTTGTCAATTCAATTGGTGCCTATGATAGCGCTTTAAGCTATGACAACTTGGAGCAGATTGATGCAAGCAAGCCGACTGTCATTGTAGATATGTCGGCCAATGCTGACTTACTCAGTCAACTGCATATGCATTTAGGTGATAACATGCGCTACACCAGCAATGTGGGCTTAACCCACTGGGATGAATCGCGAAGCGCCGATGGCATTATTAAAGAACGCAGTCATCAATTTTTTGCACCCAGCCATATGCAGCAGCGCATGAAGGAATGGGGCGTTGATGAATTTAATAAACGCTCTACCAGCTATATAATGAAAAGCGCGGCAAAAACTGTTCCTTGGCTTAAGATTAAAGAACTGGATGGTCTCAACAGCCTAGAAGATACTTACCAAGATATATGTGATGGTAAGATTGGCCCAGATGAAGGTTTGGTGGTAGTGATGTAG
- a CDS encoding zinc-dependent peptidase has protein sequence MFNIIKDWREQRILDNSEFTNGDWMQAAERIVILDRLNKEEMSRLFELATLFLHDKTITGAQGFEITNAVRQSIALQACLPILNLSLEWYAGWSSIIIYPGSYTSESTTVDEFGIVHEGHQHRSGEAWLRGPVILSWKDAKHSGERDGHNVVIHEFVHKLDMLNGSANGFPPLQPDMDPNRWTEIMTRDFEDFQTHRKSGLDRYGTTNPAEFFAVLSEVFFETPQKLVDAYPDIYDIMVKFFRQTPI, from the coding sequence ATGTTCAACATAATAAAGGACTGGCGCGAGCAACGCATATTGGACAACAGCGAATTTACCAATGGCGATTGGATGCAAGCTGCCGAACGTATTGTGATACTTGATAGGCTGAACAAGGAAGAGATGAGTCGTTTGTTTGAACTGGCAACGCTATTTTTACATGATAAAACGATTACGGGTGCGCAAGGCTTTGAAATCACAAACGCTGTCAGGCAGTCGATTGCCTTGCAAGCTTGTTTGCCTATCTTAAATTTAAGCCTTGAATGGTACGCTGGCTGGTCATCAATTATTATCTATCCTGGTTCTTACACTAGCGAAAGCACGACCGTAGATGAGTTCGGTATCGTCCATGAGGGTCACCAACATCGTAGCGGCGAAGCCTGGCTGCGTGGACCTGTTATTTTGTCATGGAAAGATGCCAAGCATTCAGGCGAGCGTGATGGTCACAATGTCGTCATCCATGAGTTTGTCCATAAGCTTGATATGCTTAACGGTAGCGCCAACGGTTTTCCGCCGCTACAACCTGATATGGACCCCAATAGATGGACTGAGATTATGACGCGGGATTTTGAAGATTTTCAAACCCATCGTAAATCAGGACTGGATCGCTATGGCACTACCAATCCGGCTGAGTTTTTTGCGGTACTTAGTGAAGTGTTTTTTGAGACACCGCAGAAGCTGGTTGACGCTTATCCTGATATTTACGACATTATGGTTAAGTTTTTTCGGCAGACGCCGATATGA